One genomic region from Aliarcobacter cryaerophilus ATCC 43158 encodes:
- a CDS encoding DNA-directed RNA polymerase subunit omega translates to MERLEERISRALKQVDNDRYILAIAVGQRADELSKGAKPLLSQNTQKMKYTDIAIDEIASGLLKINGFTDKK, encoded by the coding sequence ATGGAAAGATTAGAAGAGAGAATTTCAAGAGCTTTAAAACAAGTTGACAATGATAGATATATTTTAGCAATTGCAGTTGGACAAAGAGCAGATGAATTAAGTAAAGGTGCAAAACCACTTTTAAGCCAAAATACTCAAAAAATGAAATATACAGATATTGCAATTGATGAAATAGCAAGTGGATTGCTAAAAATCAACGGTTTTACTGATAAAAAATAG
- a CDS encoding PLP-dependent transferase, whose amino-acid sequence MIINSIFKPIYCGKTLPENNIHAVSTSMPTLQDVIDYEEQTPEILEKITVAYPRFIVHPYLKKLAIYLKTKYKVSDKYELILLSSKKAVNVVSSRFYINNPIDIDEDFGVIMVLKGRQYKKVLKFIQHVGYNLSSRLAENYLYNIGIISSIHQEELADETKAKDILISTLSNAYNQPLKNICLSPSGMNAMYCVLKGIKNIQAKNGRTILVQLGWLYLDTMNIINHYFEESKIFHDITNLDSFEEFLKENGLKVSAIVTEIPTNPLIQTVDLEKLKNLCKKYNIPLVIDSTFATPYNLNLDSYADIYVESLTKFACGNADVLMGAIILNENSKISHISQEFFKHCDEPYIKDIQRLALEIKDYKSRVKKISSNTKKLVEYFQKSSYIDKIFYCLSPNYKKNYEKLMIDENSLCGIISLTFKKDFQKVYDSLNFPKGPSLGTEFTLLMPYTYLAHYDLIGSKEGKEFLEKINLPINLLRISVGVENIEEIKKEFDKLNTI is encoded by the coding sequence ATGATAATAAACTCTATTTTTAAGCCAATTTATTGTGGAAAAACTTTACCAGAAAATAATATTCATGCTGTTTCCACAAGTATGCCAACACTTCAAGATGTAATAGATTATGAAGAACAAACACCAGAAATTTTAGAAAAAATTACAGTTGCATATCCTAGATTTATAGTTCATCCATATCTTAAAAAACTAGCAATTTATTTAAAAACAAAATATAAAGTTAGTGATAAATATGAACTTATTCTTCTTAGTAGTAAAAAGGCAGTAAACGTTGTAAGTTCGAGATTTTATATAAATAATCCCATAGATATTGATGAAGATTTTGGTGTAATTATGGTTTTAAAAGGAAGACAGTACAAAAAAGTTTTAAAATTTATTCAACATGTTGGTTACAATTTATCTTCAAGATTAGCTGAAAATTATTTGTATAATATAGGAATAATTTCAAGTATTCATCAAGAAGAGCTTGCAGATGAAACAAAAGCAAAAGATATTCTAATTTCAACTTTATCAAACGCCTATAATCAACCCCTTAAAAATATATGCTTAAGCCCTTCAGGAATGAATGCAATGTATTGTGTTTTAAAAGGAATTAAAAATATTCAAGCAAAAAATGGAAGAACTATTTTAGTTCAACTAGGATGGTTATATCTTGATACCATGAACATTATAAATCACTATTTTGAAGAGAGTAAAATTTTTCATGATATTACAAATCTTGATAGTTTTGAAGAGTTTTTAAAAGAAAATGGATTAAAAGTTTCAGCAATAGTTACAGAAATTCCTACAAATCCACTTATACAAACAGTTGATTTAGAAAAACTTAAAAATTTATGCAAAAAGTATAATATTCCTTTGGTTATAGACTCTACTTTTGCAACTCCATATAATCTAAATTTAGACTCATATGCTGATATTTATGTGGAGTCTTTAACAAAATTTGCTTGTGGAAATGCAGATGTTTTAATGGGTGCTATTATTTTAAATGAAAATTCAAAAATATCCCATATTTCTCAAGAATTTTTTAAACATTGTGATGAGCCATATATAAAAGATATTCAAAGATTGGCTTTAGAGATAAAAGATTATAAATCAAGAGTTAAAAAAATATCTTCAAATACAAAAAAGTTAGTTGAATATTTTCAAAAATCATCATATATTGACAAGATTTTTTACTGTTTAAGTCCAAATTATAAAAAGAATTATGAAAAACTTATGATTGATGAAAATAGTCTATGTGGAATAATATCACTTACATTTAAAAAAGATTTTCAAAAAGTTTATGATAGTTTAAACTTTCCAAAAGGTCCAAGCCTTGGAACTGAGTTTACACTTTTAATGCCATACACTTATTTGGCACATTATGATTTAATAGGAAGTAAAGAAGGTAAAGAGTTTTTAGAAAAGATAAATCTTCCTATAAATCTTCTTAGAATCTCTGTTGGAGTTGAAAATATAGAAGAGATAAAAAAAGAGTTTGATAAATTAAATACTATTTAA
- a CDS encoding putative quinol monooxygenase, with the protein MSKKIYCIASFEAKEGLNEELFKVLQSLEPQTIREDGCIQYIVTKHISHPNATGKSFPIVFNEIWESKEAFELHCNKPYIKEFFHKHCVLEDGFVKDFNVCVYSDE; encoded by the coding sequence ATGTCAAAAAAAATATATTGTATAGCTTCATTTGAAGCAAAAGAAGGTTTAAACGAAGAGTTATTTAAAGTATTACAATCTTTAGAACCACAAACTATAAGAGAAGATGGTTGTATTCAATATATTGTCACAAAACATATAAGTCATCCAAATGCAACTGGGAAAAGTTTTCCAATAGTATTTAATGAAATTTGGGAATCAAAAGAGGCTTTTGAGCTTCACTGCAATAAACCTTATATAAAAGAGTTTTTTCATAAACATTGTGTTTTGGAAGATGGATTTGTAAAGGATTTTAATGTTTGTGTTTATAGTGATGAGTAA
- a CDS encoding Fur family transcriptional regulator, with protein sequence MIKENFSNIKLTSARKSILDILINSSKPLSYEDIKDKISMDKATFYRNITIFEEENLINSFESNDKKRYFEIKDIEHSHFICNNCSNIECIFEKPNFLLQDYKIENIILKGKCKECNKNG encoded by the coding sequence ATGATAAAAGAAAATTTTTCAAATATAAAACTTACAAGTGCCAGAAAATCTATCTTGGATATACTTATAAACTCAAGTAAACCATTAAGTTATGAAGATATAAAAGATAAAATATCTATGGATAAGGCAACTTTTTACCGAAATATCACAATTTTTGAAGAAGAAAACCTTATAAACTCTTTTGAATCAAATGATAAAAAAAGATATTTTGAAATAAAAGATATTGAGCATTCACACTTTATTTGCAACAACTGTTCAAATATTGAGTGTATTTTTGAAAAACCAAATTTTCTTTTACAAGATTATAAAATTGAAAATATTATCCTAAAAGGAAAATGTAAGGAGTGCAATAAAAATGGGTAA
- a CDS encoding GNAT family N-acetyltransferase, with the protein MIKQADKNNINNISRLIYDAIHDIANTLTGENEEKKILETLDLYVKMDINRLSYKNIWVYELDNNNIALIIAYNSNDIKKLDSPILEHLKTKNIFLDSFEKECFKDEFYIDTVSVLKDFQGNGIAKELFIFIEDKAKELGFKKISLLVDFENLKALALYEKLGFEKNEILKVSGSNFYHMIKKLDF; encoded by the coding sequence ATGATAAAACAAGCAGATAAAAACAATATTAATAATATTTCAAGACTAATTTATGATGCAATTCACGACATTGCAAATACATTAACAGGTGAAAACGAAGAGAAAAAAATCCTTGAGACTTTAGATTTATATGTAAAAATGGATATAAATAGATTGAGTTACAAAAATATTTGGGTTTATGAGCTAGATAATAACAATATTGCGTTAATAATTGCCTATAATTCAAATGATATAAAAAAGCTAGATTCTCCAATACTTGAACACTTAAAAACAAAAAATATTTTTTTAGACTCTTTTGAAAAAGAGTGCTTTAAAGATGAGTTTTATATAGATACAGTTAGTGTTCTAAAAGATTTTCAAGGTAATGGAATAGCAAAAGAGTTATTTATATTTATTGAAGATAAAGCAAAAGAGCTAGGATTTAAAAAAATTTCACTTTTGGTTGATTTTGAAAATTTAAAAGCATTGGCTTTATATGAAAAATTAGGCTTTGAAAAAAATGAGATACTTAAAGTTTCAGGAAGCAATTTCTATCATATGATAAAAAAATTAGATTTTTAA
- a CDS encoding heavy metal translocating P-type ATPase, with translation MDKKFIKVHQTGLRARYKLEILKDNFIDEEILKGYFSKFNEIKSIRVNKKAYSIIFELKKDIFEKIEESLKNITLENLLKSASKNEASVCVSCVTNKEPSIKGTLLATTALIAERLVTNNSLKASITTVASIPLLIDGTKELFNDGLTSHVLEAAAVAISIYRKDYLAANSTNAMLELGEYIEETTVHKSDDLLKELARPNIEEAWVERKIDGKVIDILVKTSELTIGDIVVVGAGSTIAIDGHIIDGAGTINQVSMTGEAEPIAKYRGDRVISGTIVEEGRFRIWAEQVGANTATQRIKHYIENSLNEKSSAQLKANRLADKLVPVTLGLATAAYIFTKDFQRVASVLQADYSCALKLATPVAFKSTISKAGHSGIMIKGAKSIEALSSADTFVFDKTGTLTSGELEVISVDSYDKNWSEEKLLNLTASTEEHYFHPVAEAVVKAAKERGFVHMHHEEVQFIVAHGVKTEIKGKNVVIGSRHFLEDDEKIDFSSYKKEIENSLKKSDTLLYVGYDGKLLGTIGLSDELRENTKESIKRLKSLGVKNIVMLTGDTKTKALKIADELGINEVKAELLPQDKANIVKELMNEGKKVAFIGDGINDAPALISSHVGISMSRGADIAKATADISLLKDDIVAVVEAKEFANKTMNLINTNFNATVGINSAILLGATFGLFSPIVTAILHNGTTIGLLLNSIKGVKLAKR, from the coding sequence ATGGATAAAAAATTTATAAAAGTTCATCAAACAGGACTTAGAGCTAGATATAAGCTTGAAATACTAAAAGATAATTTTATAGATGAAGAGATTTTAAAAGGATATTTTAGTAAGTTTAATGAGATAAAAAGTATAAGAGTAAACAAAAAAGCATATTCAATAATTTTTGAACTAAAAAAAGATATCTTTGAAAAAATAGAAGAGAGTTTAAAAAATATTACTTTGGAAAACCTTTTAAAATCTGCATCAAAAAATGAAGCTAGTGTTTGTGTATCTTGTGTAACAAACAAAGAACCATCTATAAAAGGAACTCTACTTGCAACTACTGCTTTAATTGCCGAAAGATTGGTTACAAATAATAGTTTAAAAGCTTCTATTACAACCGTTGCTTCAATTCCTCTTCTAATTGATGGTACAAAAGAGCTATTTAATGATGGTTTAACTTCTCATGTACTTGAAGCAGCAGCCGTAGCTATTTCTATTTATAGAAAAGATTATCTTGCTGCAAACTCAACAAATGCTATGCTAGAACTTGGTGAATACATAGAAGAAACAACAGTTCATAAAAGTGATGATTTACTAAAAGAACTAGCTCGACCTAATATTGAAGAAGCTTGGGTTGAAAGAAAAATAGATGGAAAAGTTATAGATATTTTAGTAAAAACATCTGAACTAACTATTGGTGATATTGTAGTTGTTGGAGCGGGAAGTACTATTGCAATTGATGGACATATAATAGATGGAGCAGGTACAATTAATCAAGTATCAATGACTGGAGAAGCTGAACCAATAGCAAAATATAGAGGTGACAGAGTAATATCTGGAACTATTGTTGAAGAAGGAAGATTTAGAATTTGGGCTGAGCAAGTTGGTGCAAATACTGCAACTCAAAGAATAAAACACTATATAGAAAACTCTTTAAACGAAAAGTCATCTGCTCAACTAAAAGCAAATCGCCTTGCAGACAAGCTAGTTCCTGTTACTTTGGGTCTTGCTACAGCTGCTTATATTTTTACAAAAGATTTTCAAAGAGTTGCATCTGTACTTCAAGCTGATTATTCTTGTGCTTTAAAACTTGCAACCCCTGTTGCTTTTAAATCTACAATTTCAAAAGCTGGTCATAGTGGAATTATGATAAAAGGTGCAAAATCTATTGAAGCACTAAGTAGTGCTGATACTTTTGTTTTTGACAAAACAGGAACTCTTACAAGTGGTGAACTAGAGGTTATAAGTGTTGATTCCTATGATAAAAATTGGAGTGAAGAGAAGCTTTTAAATCTTACAGCTTCAACAGAAGAACACTATTTTCATCCTGTAGCTGAAGCTGTTGTAAAAGCAGCAAAAGAGAGAGGTTTTGTACATATGCATCATGAAGAGGTGCAATTTATTGTAGCTCACGGTGTAAAAACAGAAATAAAAGGTAAAAATGTAGTTATAGGAAGCAGGCACTTTTTAGAAGATGATGAAAAAATAGATTTTTCTTCATACAAAAAAGAGATTGAAAACTCTTTAAAAAAAAGTGATACTTTGCTATATGTTGGATACGATGGTAAACTTTTAGGAACGATTGGACTTAGTGATGAGTTACGAGAAAATACAAAAGAGAGTATAAAAAGATTAAAATCTCTTGGTGTAAAAAATATTGTAATGTTAACAGGAGATACAAAAACAAAAGCTCTAAAAATTGCTGATGAGTTGGGTATAAATGAAGTAAAAGCAGAACTTTTACCTCAAGATAAAGCAAATATTGTAAAAGAGTTAATGAATGAGGGTAAAAAAGTTGCTTTTATTGGAGATGGTATAAATGATGCTCCAGCACTTATCTCTTCTCATGTTGGAATTTCAATGAGTCGTGGAGCTGATATAGCAAAAGCAACTGCTGATATTAGCTTATTAAAAGATGATATTGTTGCTGTTGTTGAAGCAAAAGAGTTTGCAAATAAAACTATGAATTTGATAAATACAAACTTCAATGCAACTGTTGGAATAAATAGTGCAATTCTTTTAGGTGCAACTTTTGGTCTATTTTCTCCAATTGTAACAGCTATATTACATAACGGAACAACAATTGGATTGCTATTAAATTCGATAAAAGGAGTAAAATTAGCAAAAAGATAG
- a CDS encoding metal ABC transporter solute-binding protein, Zn/Mn family: MRNYLVVFMLFTTILFASKQELTVTILPQKYFVEKIVKDKFDINVMVKPGSSPHNFEPKASQMKSLGNSKAYFMIGDSSEKAWIKRFKQNAKNTIFIDTTVGVEKIAMLEHTHHEDEHKHDNHSHDKHSHGEDGLDPHIWLDPISVKTQAKNIYEAMVKIDEPNSDFYKANYEDFLNELDSLNKEIKNILEPHKDSAFMVFHPSWGYFAARYDVEQISIEIEGKEPKPNELLELVEEAKKHNIKIVFVSPQFSQKSAKTISQNIGANVVSIDPLSDDWKNNLLFVAKEISKSYK, translated from the coding sequence ATGAGAAATTATTTAGTAGTTTTTATGTTATTTACAACAATTTTATTTGCTTCAAAGCAAGAGTTAACAGTTACAATTTTACCACAAAAATATTTTGTAGAAAAAATAGTAAAAGATAAATTTGATATTAATGTTATGGTAAAACCAGGGAGTTCTCCTCATAATTTTGAACCAAAAGCATCTCAAATGAAATCTTTGGGTAATTCAAAGGCATATTTTATGATAGGTGATTCTAGTGAAAAAGCTTGGATTAAGAGATTCAAGCAAAATGCAAAAAATACAATTTTTATTGATACAACTGTTGGAGTAGAAAAAATTGCAATGCTTGAGCACACTCACCATGAGGATGAACATAAGCACGATAATCATTCGCATGATAAACACTCTCATGGAGAAGATGGACTTGATCCTCACATTTGGTTAGACCCAATAAGTGTAAAAACTCAAGCAAAAAATATTTATGAAGCAATGGTTAAAATAGATGAACCAAATAGTGATTTTTATAAAGCTAATTATGAAGATTTTTTAAATGAGCTTGATAGTTTAAATAAAGAAATAAAAAATATTTTAGAACCACATAAAGATTCTGCTTTTATGGTTTTTCACCCATCTTGGGGATATTTTGCTGCAAGGTATGATGTTGAACAAATCTCTATTGAGATTGAAGGAAAAGAGCCAAAACCAAATGAGTTACTTGAATTAGTAGAAGAAGCAAAAAAACATAATATAAAAATAGTATTTGTATCACCTCAATTTTCACAAAAAAGTGCAAAAACAATTTCACAAAATATTGGTGCAAATGTAGTTTCTATTGATCCACTTAGTGATGACTGGAAAAATAATTTACTTTTTGTTGCAAAAGAGATATCAAAAAGTTATAAATGA
- a CDS encoding ferritin-like domain-containing protein yields the protein MALDYNILIQKRVDLNSNINIDEQILQIAIYDEFKAYETYSKIIETFGNINPFINIKESEAVHYSILIKLAEKYSVEVPMNDWKDKIEIPNNLIECYELGVAAEIENIAMYNNLLTNSTKSDITDALFRLQATSFNNHLPTFRSCVINHYNAFNSSSNSEDIMKKMQEYQEIVDNLMSGNIDESTISNLSSKLFSNISFQFLGGAVSGAAIIALLNQFLENQNSNKE from the coding sequence ATGGCCCTTGACTACAATATTTTAATTCAAAAAAGAGTTGATTTAAATTCAAATATCAATATTGATGAGCAGATTTTACAAATTGCTATTTATGATGAGTTTAAAGCTTATGAAACTTATAGCAAAATAATTGAAACTTTTGGAAATATAAACCCATTTATAAATATAAAAGAGTCTGAAGCAGTACACTATAGTATTCTTATAAAATTGGCAGAAAAATATAGTGTAGAAGTTCCAATGAATGACTGGAAAGATAAAATAGAAATACCAAATAATCTAATAGAGTGTTATGAATTAGGAGTTGCAGCAGAGATTGAAAATATTGCTATGTATAATAATCTTTTAACAAACTCAACAAAAAGTGATATTACAGATGCACTTTTTAGACTTCAAGCTACTTCTTTTAACAATCATTTACCAACTTTTAGATCTTGTGTAATAAATCACTACAATGCCTTTAACTCTTCTTCAAATAGTGAAGATATTATGAAAAAAATGCAAGAGTATCAAGAGATTGTAGATAATCTTATGAGTGGAAATATAGATGAAAGTACAATTTCAAATCTTAGTTCAAAACTATTTTCAAATATAAGTTTTCAATTTTTAGGTGGAGCTGTTAGCGGAGCTGCAATTATAGCACTTTTAAATCAGTTTTTAGAAAATCAAAATTCAAACAAGGAGTAA
- a CDS encoding trans-sulfuration enzyme family protein, translated as MNKSLETMLCHLKDFAPFKEPTNSSHFPIYNTATFDLKNQNGDKTYDYTRSDNPTRATLENFFTFAENGYGAVCTHTGIGAVSLLFETLLKANSSILVEADCYGGTFRLLKVFKEKYNINVNFTDFTDLNMLEHILKTNNIDLVLCESPTNPGLKIIDLKEISKLCKAHNSLFAVDNSLATFISQKPLDLGADFSLFSTTKFISGHGSVIAGAIVAKDKEWADKLHYYSNALGRNQNPLDVHLISLGISSLKVRMKASEKLAKKFAKWLEEQDFIEKVTFPALKSHPQRALAKKQMKIIPSVFCADFKSIELAEKFIENAKIFGEKCSFGSADSRVEIPSKISHASFSKDELKAIGISDSTVRFSIGFENLKDLKEDLLEAIK; from the coding sequence ATGAATAAAAGTTTAGAAACTATGCTTTGCCATTTAAAAGATTTTGCACCTTTTAAAGAGCCTACAAACTCTTCACACTTTCCAATATATAACACAGCAACTTTTGATTTAAAAAACCAAAATGGCGATAAAACATATGACTATACAAGAAGTGATAATCCAACAAGAGCTACTTTAGAAAACTTTTTTACTTTTGCAGAAAATGGCTATGGAGCTGTTTGTACTCATACAGGAATAGGAGCTGTATCTTTATTATTTGAAACTCTTTTAAAAGCAAACTCATCTATTTTGGTTGAAGCTGATTGTTATGGCGGAACTTTTAGGCTTTTAAAAGTTTTTAAAGAAAAATATAATATTAATGTAAACTTTACAGATTTTACAGACTTAAATATGCTTGAACATATTTTAAAAACAAATAATATAGATTTAGTTCTTTGTGAAAGTCCTACAAATCCAGGCTTAAAAATAATAGATTTAAAAGAGATATCAAAACTTTGTAAAGCACATAACTCTCTTTTTGCGGTTGATAACTCACTTGCAACTTTTATTAGCCAAAAACCTCTTGATTTAGGAGCTGATTTTTCACTGTTTTCTACAACTAAATTTATTAGTGGTCATGGAAGTGTAATTGCAGGTGCAATTGTTGCAAAAGATAAAGAGTGGGCAGATAAACTTCACTATTACTCAAATGCTTTAGGAAGAAACCAAAATCCTCTTGATGTACATCTAATATCACTTGGAATTAGTAGCTTAAAAGTTAGAATGAAAGCTAGTGAGAAATTAGCAAAAAAATTTGCTAAATGGCTTGAAGAACAAGATTTTATAGAAAAAGTAACATTTCCTGCTTTAAAATCACATCCCCAAAGAGCTTTGGCAAAAAAACAGATGAAGATAATCCCTAGTGTTTTTTGTGCTGATTTTAAAAGCATTGAACTAGCAGAAAAATTTATAGAAAATGCAAAAATATTTGGAGAAAAATGCTCTTTTGGAAGTGCTGATAGTAGAGTTGAAATACCTTCTAAAATATCTCATGCTTCTTTTTCAAAAGATGAGTTAAAAGCAATTGGAATATCTGATAGTACAGTTAGATTCTCTATTGGATTTGAGAATTTAAAAGATTTAAAAGAGGATTTGTTAGAAGCTATAAAATGA
- the pyrH gene encoding UMP kinase, translating into MNKRVLVKFSGEALAGTEGYGIDTKILDYIAEEIKTLVEYGIEVAIVIGGGNIIRGVTAAADGVIKRTSADYMGMLGTVINGVAMQEALEYKGLSARLQTAIKMEEIAEPFIVRKAMRHFEKGRVVIFGAGTGNPYFTTDTGATLRATEIGADLLIKATKVNGVYDKDPMKFADAVKLENLTYDRALEDHIKVMDDTAIALAKDNKLPIAVTNMNEKGNLLRIVQGDYSKCSIVK; encoded by the coding sequence ATGAATAAAAGAGTTCTTGTAAAGTTCTCAGGAGAAGCATTGGCTGGAACTGAAGGATATGGAATTGATACAAAAATATTAGATTATATTGCTGAAGAGATAAAAACTTTAGTTGAATACGGTATTGAAGTTGCTATTGTTATTGGTGGTGGAAATATTATTCGTGGTGTTACTGCTGCTGCTGATGGTGTTATTAAAAGAACAAGTGCAGATTATATGGGAATGCTAGGAACTGTAATAAATGGTGTTGCTATGCAAGAAGCTTTGGAATACAAAGGTTTAAGTGCAAGATTGCAAACCGCTATAAAAATGGAAGAGATAGCCGAGCCTTTTATTGTAAGAAAAGCTATGAGACATTTTGAAAAAGGAAGAGTTGTAATATTTGGTGCAGGAACAGGAAATCCATATTTTACTACTGATACAGGGGCAACACTAAGAGCGACTGAAATTGGTGCTGATCTACTTATAAAAGCAACAAAAGTGAATGGAGTTTATGATAAAGACCCAATGAAATTTGCAGATGCAGTAAAACTAGAAAACCTAACTTATGATAGAGCTTTAGAAGATCATATAAAAGTTATGGATGATACTGCTATTGCTTTAGCAAAAGATAATAAACTTCCAATTGCAGTTACAAATATGAATGAAAAAGGTAATTTGCTAAGAATTGTACAAGGCGATTATAGTAAATGTTCGATAGTTAAATAG
- the nhaA gene encoding Na+/H+ antiporter NhaA, which yields MKNQYKFIRSFISTATLSGVQLFLVTVLAVYVANSMFAPQYFELLKTHFSFSFGSHTFSMSLQHWINDVLMALFFLVVGLEIKRDMLVGELSSLKKASFPIIAALGGMIIPAILYLSVNQSHPTGFGIPMATDIAFALGILMLLGKRVSLSLKVFLVTLAVVDDLGAIVVVAIFYTSELHYDFLLYSVLTYFILMIFNYFNLVRVMPYLFVGIFLWIFIHSSGIHSTIAGILLAFVIPLKAKNTTVEEIEEHNSQSPLLRVENALHNFSAFIIMPVFAFANAGVELDFASVVENKTIVLGVFLGLLIGKPIGILASTYLASKFKISEKPSNVTWSEILAVGFLAGIGFTMSIFISVLAFDDPHIVSAVKIGIFASSISAAIIGVFLLIILGKKETQKEFLEGLNDK from the coding sequence ATAAAGAATCAATACAAATTTATAAGAAGCTTTATTTCAACTGCAACATTAAGTGGAGTTCAGCTTTTTTTGGTGACAGTTTTAGCTGTTTATGTAGCAAACTCTATGTTTGCTCCACAATATTTCGAACTTTTAAAAACACATTTTAGTTTCTCTTTTGGGTCACATACTTTTTCTATGAGCCTTCAGCATTGGATAAATGATGTTTTAATGGCACTATTTTTCTTAGTTGTTGGTCTTGAAATAAAAAGAGATATGCTAGTAGGTGAGCTTTCAAGCCTTAAAAAAGCATCTTTTCCTATAATTGCAGCACTTGGAGGAATGATTATTCCAGCAATATTGTATCTAAGTGTAAATCAATCTCATCCAACAGGATTTGGAATTCCTATGGCTACAGATATTGCCTTTGCTTTAGGAATTTTAATGCTTTTAGGGAAAAGAGTTAGTCTATCTTTAAAAGTATTTTTAGTAACTTTAGCTGTTGTAGATGATTTAGGTGCAATAGTTGTAGTTGCAATATTTTATACAAGTGAACTTCATTATGATTTTTTACTTTATTCAGTTTTAACATATTTTATTCTTATGATTTTTAACTATTTTAATCTAGTTCGTGTTATGCCTTACTTATTTGTTGGTATTTTTCTATGGATTTTTATACATAGTTCTGGTATTCACTCAACAATAGCTGGAATTCTTCTAGCTTTTGTAATTCCTTTAAAAGCAAAAAATACAACAGTTGAAGAGATAGAAGAACATAACTCACAAAGTCCACTTTTAAGAGTTGAAAATGCACTTCATAACTTCAGTGCATTTATTATAATGCCAGTTTTTGCATTTGCAAATGCAGGTGTTGAGCTAGATTTTGCAAGTGTTGTAGAGAATAAAACAATTGTTCTTGGAGTATTTTTAGGTTTACTTATTGGTAAACCTATTGGTATTTTAGCTTCAACTTATCTTGCATCAAAATTTAAAATTAGTGAAAAACCATCAAATGTAACTTGGAGTGAAATTTTAGCAGTTGGATTCTTAGCAGGAATTGGATTTACAATGTCAATTTTTATTTCAGTTCTAGCTTTTGATGATCCACATATTGTAAGTGCTGTAAAAATTGGTATTTTTGCTAGTTCAATTAGTGCTGCAATTATTGGAGTATTTCTACTTATAATTCTAGGGAAAAAAGAGACACAAAAAGAGTTTCTAGAAGGTCTAAATGATAAATAG